In Thermococcus sp., a genomic segment contains:
- a CDS encoding TIGR00153 family protein produces MAIFGGKESNVFEAIDRHLEVVYETVKAFEMLIDSYLNGDLEKARELEGEVTRLESEADKLRRSIELMLYEGAFLPASRGDYVRLSELVDQVADAAESAAHTLILAKPRVPEELKDEIMALVREAVKTYEKLMEAVKALNEDVDKALELAKETEDLEENADRVEYRLKAMVFDSESITTYAKLIWNQAITKVGDIADRAEDASDQVMLMAIKRRG; encoded by the coding sequence ATGGCCATCTTCGGGGGTAAGGAAAGCAACGTTTTTGAGGCAATAGATAGGCACTTGGAAGTTGTTTACGAGACCGTTAAGGCATTCGAGATGCTCATCGACTCGTACCTCAACGGTGATTTGGAGAAGGCGAGGGAGCTTGAAGGGGAGGTCACAAGGCTTGAGAGTGAAGCGGACAAGCTGAGGAGGAGCATAGAGCTCATGCTCTACGAAGGGGCTTTTCTTCCTGCGAGTAGAGGCGATTACGTCAGGCTGAGCGAGTTAGTGGACCAGGTGGCGGACGCGGCCGAGAGCGCTGCACACACGCTTATCCTTGCCAAGCCCCGGGTTCCGGAGGAGTTGAAGGACGAGATAATGGCCCTCGTCAGGGAGGCCGTGAAGACCTATGAGAAGCTTATGGAGGCAGTGAAAGCTCTCAACGAGGACGTTGACAAAGCACTGGAGCTCGCCAAGGAAACAGAGGACCTCGAGGAGAACGCAGACAGGGTTGAATACAGGCTCAAGGCCATGGTCTTCGACAGCGAGAGCATAACAACATACGCAAAGCTAATATGGAACCAGGCAATCACGAAGGTTGGCGATATAGCCGACCGG